From the Rhodothalassiaceae bacterium genome, one window contains:
- a CDS encoding alcohol dehydrogenase encodes MEITAAVLEKMGLPRPYAESRPLKVERLALADPGPGEILVEIRAAGLCHSDLSVIDGNRPRPLPMALGHEAAGIVRALGPGVDDLAVGDHVVLVFVPSCGHCAPCMEGRAALCEPGARANGAGTLLSGARRLSRNGTPVNHHLGVSAFADHAVVSRRSAVKVPRDLPFEEAALFGCAVITGVGAAVNTAGVRPGATVAVVGLGGVGLNAVLGARLAGAERIIALDLVDEKLALARELGATDTLRADAPDAADTVREWTSGGVDCAIETAGATPALELAWNLTRRGGVTVTAGLPHPDARLALAPVQLVGEERTLKGSYLGSAVPRRDVPRYIALYRRGLLPVDRLLGGRWRLERINEAFDALASGHALREIVLFD; translated from the coding sequence ATGGAGATCACCGCCGCCGTTCTGGAGAAGATGGGCCTGCCGCGCCCCTATGCCGAAAGCCGGCCGCTCAAGGTCGAGCGGCTGGCGCTCGCCGATCCGGGGCCCGGCGAGATCCTCGTCGAGATCCGCGCGGCCGGTCTGTGCCATTCGGACCTGTCGGTGATCGACGGCAACCGGCCGCGTCCGCTGCCGATGGCGCTGGGGCACGAGGCGGCCGGGATCGTGCGCGCCCTGGGCCCCGGGGTCGACGATCTTGCGGTCGGCGACCACGTGGTCCTGGTCTTCGTGCCGTCCTGCGGCCATTGCGCGCCCTGCATGGAGGGGCGCGCGGCGCTGTGCGAGCCCGGCGCCCGGGCGAACGGCGCCGGCACGCTGCTGTCCGGCGCGCGCCGCCTCAGCCGCAACGGCACGCCGGTCAACCATCACCTCGGGGTCTCGGCGTTCGCGGACCATGCGGTCGTCTCGCGCCGCTCGGCGGTCAAGGTGCCGCGGGACCTGCCCTTCGAGGAGGCGGCGCTGTTCGGCTGCGCCGTGATCACGGGCGTGGGTGCCGCGGTCAACACCGCCGGCGTGCGCCCGGGCGCCACGGTCGCCGTCGTCGGGCTGGGCGGCGTCGGCCTCAATGCGGTCCTCGGTGCGCGGCTTGCGGGGGCCGAGCGCATCATCGCCCTCGACCTCGTGGACGAAAAGCTCGCGCTTGCCCGCGAACTCGGGGCGACCGACACCCTGCGCGCGGATGCGCCGGATGCGGCGGACACCGTGCGCGAATGGACCTCGGGCGGGGTCGACTGCGCGATCGAGACCGCCGGCGCCACGCCCGCCCTCGAACTGGCGTGGAACCTCACCCGCCGCGGCGGGGTGACGGTGACGGCGGGTCTGCCGCATCCGGATGCGCGGCTCGCGCTCGCCCCGGTCCAGCTCGTGGGCGAGGAGCGCACGCTCAAGGGATCCTATCTCGGCAGCGCGGTGCCCCGGCGCGACGTGCCCCGCTACATCGCCCTCTACCGGCGCGGGCTGCTGCCGGTGGACCGGCTGCTCGGCGGCCGCTGGCGGCTGGAGCGGATCAACGAGGCCTTCGATGCGCTCGCCTCCGGCCACGCGCTGCGCGAGATCGTGCTGTTCGACTGA